A region of Moorena producens PAL-8-15-08-1 DNA encodes the following proteins:
- a CDS encoding WD40 repeat domain-containing protein, protein MSNLRSWLAQKSPEEIEHFLGEIPRLWLEGGNLNKLSRLLSNYEFIEAKLNHPEFGVKALIEDYELIDDIDLSHPDYSEETITSLKLIQGALRLSTHILSQDPNQLAGQLSGRLLDFDTPDIQRLLQQIPQTNTTCLRSLRATLSPPTGPLLSTLSGHGDSVNAVAVTPDGTMVISGSSDHTVKVWNLNTGVEIRTFTGHTSPVNAVAVTPDGTRVISGGSDHTVRVWNLATGKEIQRFNGHSHPVVAVAVTPNGKEVVSVSVANYKSMKAWDLETGEELTIKGHRDFVRTVAITSDNRLISGGKRGTVKVWDLTNGKMIFTLRHIPETLYPYFLVTYSLMRLYVIAVTLDGKWLISGYGHQGRNMITIWNLETKEKAFTLKGHKNSISALAVTPDGKQVIYSCFDNTLKIWDRESEKEIFSFIAHDDLIYDIKITRDGNKIISASQDKTVKVWNLESKEKFLKLKYNKKSINDATITSDGKQAIFALQDNLIKVVNLQQNNIIYSFYSNHNFKDNIVVKFAHYIFLINRLIKRVIWTYFYKLLTFLFSITNMVFVNIFSIIFIILSSLFLLPIFLIIFVVYMTISLLIGRHFDNIEKSFDKTLDYLYFDNFIFNQKLSKYSKNYEFIEIMSHSFSFPNTLKESFKKINPFKRNRKFVEFKIASNNLLVCINQQKIGFYQFLTVWNYRKKDKIFELISIKQYFYVYLYLIISVICLVITIFLLYSNQYIYLWDILEAILSLLMLYGMIKLLVIFHFSLIICEIFEDSATTLSITADGNYVIAGSTNSTIKVWNLETQKLRFVLKGHRKEITSLAITPDGKYLVSGSKDKTIKLWNLETRKECFTLKGHSDSINTLAVTPDGKYVVSGSKDNTIKIWDLEKREEIFTFTGHTDSINRIKVTSNGKLVISASSDKTLQVWDFETREVIAKFTGESAINCCAVAPDDVTIVAGDEGGNMHFLRLEGVGSRESGVGSRESGVGSRESGVGSGE, encoded by the coding sequence ATGAGTAATCTTCGCAGTTGGTTAGCGCAAAAATCACCAGAAGAAATAGAGCATTTTTTGGGTGAAATTCCCCGTTTGTGGTTAGAAGGTGGGAACCTTAACAAATTATCTCGTTTGTTGAGTAATTATGAGTTTATCGAAGCCAAACTTAATCATCCTGAATTTGGTGTCAAGGCACTGATTGAAGATTATGAGTTGATTGATGATATAGACTTATCTCATCCAGACTACAGCGAGGAAACGATAACATCCCTGAAGTTGATTCAGGGAGCCTTGCGACTATCAACACATATCTTAAGTCAAGATCCAAATCAATTAGCAGGGCAACTGTCAGGGCGTTTACTAGATTTTGATACCCCAGACATTCAACGATTATTACAACAGATACCGCAAACTAATACCACTTGTTTGCGTAGCTTGAGAGCTACCTTAAGTCCCCCTACTGGACCCTTACTATCTACCCTTAGTGGTCATGGTGACTCAGTAAATGCGGTTGCTGTCACACCAGATGGCACCATGGTAATTTCTGGTTCATCGGATCACACCGTTAAAGTCTGGAATTTGAATACAGGTGTAGAAATTAGAACATTCACAGGTCATACTTCTCCCGTCAATGCTGTAGCGGTTACTCCCGATGGAACTAGGGTAATTTCTGGTGGATCTGATCATACGGTTAGAGTCTGGAATTTAGCAACGGGTAAAGAAATACAGAGATTTAATGGTCATAGTCACCCTGTAGTTGCTGTAGCGGTTACTCCCAATGGCAAGGAAGTGGTTTCAGTATCAGTTGCAAACTATAAATCTATGAAAGCCTGGGATTTGGAAACTGGTGAAGAGTTAACTATAAAAGGTCATAGAGACTTCGTGAGAACTGTTGCTATTACCTCTGATAACCGTTTAATTTCTGGAGGAAAGCGTGGAACTGTCAAGGTTTGGGATTTAACAAATGGAAAAATGATTTTTACTCTTAGGCATATACCTGAAACATTATATCCTTATTTTTTAGTTACATACTCCTTGATGCGATTATATGTAATAGCGGTTACTCTTGACGGTAAGTGGCTAATTTCTGGTTATGGTCATCAAGGTAGAAACATGATTACAATCTGGAATTTAGAAACGAAAGAAAAAGCTTTTACCCTTAAAGGTCATAAAAATTCTATTAGTGCTCTTGCTGTTACACCTGACGGTAAACAGGTAATTTATTCTTGCTTCGATAATACTCTTAAAATTTGGGATAGAGAATCTGAAAAAGAAATATTCAGTTTTATTGCCCATGATGACTTAATTTATGATATCAAAATAACACGAGATGGCAATAAGATTATTTCTGCTTCACAGGATAAAACAGTCAAGGTCTGGAATTTAGAATCAAAAGAAAAGTTTTTGAAATTAAAATATAACAAAAAATCCATAAATGATGCAACAATTACTTCCGATGGCAAGCAAGCTATTTTTGCTTTACAAGATAACCTTATAAAAGTTGTCAATTTACAACAAAATAATATAATTTATAGTTTTTATAGCAATCACAATTTTAAAGATAATATTGTTGTAAAATTTGCACACTATATATTTTTAATTAATAGATTAATTAAAAGAGTAATATGGACTTATTTTTACAAACTTTTAACATTTTTATTTTCTATAACTAATATGGTTTTTGTAAATATTTTTAGTATAATTTTTATAATTTTATCATCTTTATTTTTACTTCCAATATTCCTTATAATATTCGTTGTTTATATGACAATATCATTACTAATAGGTAGACATTTTGATAATATAGAGAAATCTTTCGATAAAACACTTGATTATTTGTATTTTGATAATTTTATTTTCAATCAAAAATTATCAAAATACAGCAAAAATTATGAATTCATAGAAATAATGAGTCATTCTTTTTCTTTTCCAAACACATTAAAAGAAAGTTTTAAAAAAATAAATCCTTTTAAAAGGAATAGAAAATTTGTTGAATTTAAGATTGCAAGCAATAATTTGCTAGTTTGTATAAATCAGCAAAAAATCGGGTTTTATCAATTTTTAACTGTATGGAATTACAGGAAAAAAGATAAAATTTTTGAGTTAATATCAATTAAGCAATATTTTTATGTTTATTTGTATTTGATAATATCTGTTATATGCTTAGTAATTACAATATTTTTATTGTATTCAAATCAATATATATATTTATGGGATATACTTGAAGCAATTTTATCATTACTTATGTTATATGGAATGATAAAATTGCTTGTAATCTTTCATTTTTCACTTATAATATGTGAGATATTTGAGGATTCTGCAACAACTCTATCAATCACTGCAGATGGCAACTATGTAATTGCTGGTTCAACTAACAGCACTATTAAAGTGTGGAATCTGGAAACCCAAAAATTACGTTTTGTCCTCAAAGGTCATCGCAAGGAGATAACTAGTTTAGCTATCACTCCAGATGGTAAGTATTTGGTTTCTGGCTCCAAGGATAAAACTATCAAACTTTGGAATCTAGAAACTAGAAAAGAATGTTTCACCCTTAAAGGTCATAGCGATTCAATCAATACTCTCGCCGTAACCCCAGATGGTAAGTACGTCGTGTCTGGCTCCAAGGATAATACCATCAAAATTTGGGATTTGGAAAAGCGAGAGGAAATTTTTACCTTTACAGGTCATACCGACTCCATCAATCGGATCAAGGTAACATCCAACGGTAAGCTAGTGATTTCTGCATCTTCCGATAAAACACTCCAAGTGTGGGATTTCGAGACTCGGGAAGTTATTGCTAAGTTTACTGGAGAAAGTGCTATCAACTGTTGTGCCGTTGCACCGGATGATGTAACCATTGTCGCAGGGGATGAAGGGGGAAATATGCATTTTCTGCGCTTGGAGGGAGTGGGGAGTAGGGAGTCGGGAGTCGGGAGTCGGGAGTCGGGAGTCGGGAGTCGGGAGTCGGGAGTAGGGAGTGGGGAGTAG
- a CDS encoding IS4 family transposase yields the protein MLSTLYQNHLKSKFTLAEYIFLKIFVNLLHSIKKVSVEKLANALPLPIKFESRRKRIQRFLSLPNLTIEEVWFPIVEELLKTYFNSETLIYLAIDRTNWGHINLVMVSLIWDKRGFPIYFTLLPKLGSSNLTEQKSVLSKVIPIFENYKICLLGDREFCSVKLAKYLQDLGVFFCLRLKKNEFVEYKKDNWVELNDLGLVPGVSLFIQGVKVTKTRGFFKFNVACKWQRKLKGTSPKEGWFLLTNLSNLKSAVSAYKKRFDIEEMFRDFKTGGYNLEDTKLEGERFISIVLLIAIAYTSATFQGQQIKRQGIQNYIGRVKESGRIERRHSSFYVGLYGQTWVNFKDVCIELVTELMRLNPNKRKYYQRGLRARSLIESGF from the coding sequence ATGTTATCCACATTATACCAAAACCACCTAAAAAGTAAATTTACTCTAGCCGAATATATTTTTTTAAAAATTTTCGTTAATCTCTTACATTCAATTAAAAAAGTTAGTGTAGAAAAGTTAGCCAATGCTCTCCCTTTACCGATTAAATTTGAAAGTAGAAGAAAAAGAATCCAAAGATTTCTATCTTTACCAAACTTAACAATTGAAGAAGTTTGGTTTCCAATAGTTGAAGAATTATTAAAAACATACTTCAACTCGGAAACGTTAATTTATCTAGCAATTGATAGAACAAATTGGGGTCACATTAATTTAGTCATGGTTAGCTTAATTTGGGATAAAAGAGGGTTTCCAATCTATTTTACTTTGTTGCCAAAGTTAGGGAGTAGTAATTTAACAGAACAAAAAAGTGTATTATCAAAGGTTATACCAATTTTTGAAAACTATAAAATCTGCCTATTAGGAGACCGAGAATTTTGCTCAGTTAAATTAGCAAAATACTTACAAGACTTGGGTGTATTTTTTTGTTTACGCTTAAAAAAGAATGAATTTGTTGAATATAAAAAAGATAATTGGGTTGAACTCAATGATTTAGGTTTAGTACCTGGAGTGTCTTTATTTATCCAAGGAGTTAAAGTGACCAAGACTAGGGGATTTTTCAAGTTTAATGTAGCTTGTAAATGGCAACGTAAACTCAAAGGTACATCCCCGAAAGAAGGATGGTTTTTACTGACCAATTTATCTAACTTAAAGTCGGCAGTTTCAGCTTATAAAAAAAGATTTGATATCGAGGAGATGTTTAGAGATTTTAAAACAGGTGGTTATAATTTAGAGGACACCAAGCTTGAAGGTGAACGCTTTATTTCTATAGTTTTATTGATAGCTATAGCTTACACTTCGGCAACATTTCAAGGTCAGCAGATTAAACGTCAAGGAATACAAAACTATATTGGTCGTGTCAAAGAATCTGGTCGAATAGAGCGGAGGCATAGTAGTTTTTACGTTGGTTTATATGGTCAAACCTGGGTTAATTTTAAAGATGTTTGTATAGAATTAGTAACCGAATTAATGAGATTAAATCCTAATAAACGAAAGTATTATCAACGAGGTCTAAGGGCTAGGTCGCTTATAGAGTCTGGATTTTAG
- a CDS encoding helix-turn-helix domain-containing protein produces MRYIAPYSLLPTPYSLLPAPCSLLPAPCSLLPTPYSLLPKIKMRESDKVRSSQQGKARLKQAYKDARLTQEKLAQQANVSVDTVKRLLGTKDCPHGVERWAVRNICKVLNLKPTDIVDKKYWEPQQQLPPEFEQLIKDKTHLFCGRQFVFKAIEQFFSNTTHGYFTVIADAGMGKSAIAAKYVLENPDAICFFNSRAEGMNRPELFLRKIRQQLLTG; encoded by the coding sequence ATGAGGTACATCGCTCCCTACTCCCTACTCCCTACTCCCTACTCCCTACTCCCTGCTCCCTGCTCCCTGCTCCCTGCTCCCTGCTCCCTACTCCCTACTCCCTACTCCCTGCTCCCTAAAATCAAAATGCGTGAATCTGACAAAGTGCGATCGAGTCAGCAAGGTAAAGCTAGACTCAAACAAGCTTACAAAGACGCTAGACTAACTCAAGAGAAACTAGCACAGCAAGCCAATGTCTCTGTCGATACCGTTAAGCGGTTGCTTGGCACTAAAGATTGTCCCCATGGAGTGGAACGATGGGCAGTTAGAAATATTTGCAAGGTTCTAAATCTTAAACCAACTGATATCGTTGACAAAAAATACTGGGAGCCTCAACAGCAGTTACCACCAGAGTTTGAACAACTTATTAAAGACAAAACTCACTTATTTTGCGGACGTCAGTTTGTCTTTAAGGCTATTGAACAATTCTTCAGCAACACTACTCATGGCTACTTTACTGTTATTGCTGATGCTGGGATGGGTAAAAGCGCTATTGCTGCTAAGTATGTATTAGAGAATCCAGACGCGATTTGCTTTTTTAATAGTCGTGCTGAGGGCATGAATCGTCCAGAATTATTCCTCAGGAAAATCCGTCAACAATTGCTGACGGGGTGA